The window CCAATGAAATGGctttcataaaaacaaaaaccattcttttatgaattatattgCATTCTTAAGGAGATGGCAAAATTGTCTGAGACATTTCTGTTAAAAGATATAGAAAAGCTGCATATTGGCTGGTCAGGACATCTAAGTTATACCTGAGTTCTTTTATAAATGTTGCTGCACTTTTGGGGAGACAATGTTGTGAACAGGTGTGGGATCATTGGTTTACTGCATTGTGATGCTTGCCATTTTTACAGCAAGGCTGATGGATTAATTTATATCACTTTTCGTCACAATAGCTCataagagaaaatgttttcttataaCTATCTTAGGACTGTTGAGTGCTTAGTCATTTACCAAGAGCTTTCCATGCATTCTTTCAGAACAACAACAGCTAGAGATAGGGAAGacatcattattcccattttacaactAAGTAAAGCTGAAACTTAATGACTTGTAGAAAGGTTAGTGACTTTCCTCGGGTTTGTAGGTAGCGGATGGCAAAGGTTTTCTTATATCCTGACATGAGAAATGAGGTATTCTGCCTCAAGTGTTTCTTTGCCATGCTGTCTTCATTAGGGTAAAACTCTGGGTATAAGCTCTCAATATTGGCCAGAAATTCTAGAACCAGTGTTTTCTTGGGAGTTTATTCAAATTTGCTCATTCAAAAAATTTGAGTACCTGCTTTGTTCTAGGCACTGGAGTTACAAATGGGAGCTGAAGTGCAGATTTTAGATTTGATGATTGACATTCTTTCTGCTTTCCTTCTGTAGACTGATAATGGTCTCCAGCTGCCCAAAAAGGTTGTGGATGCCAAGGAAAAGGTAACCATTTCCTATTTCCTCGAGTGGAACTGGATGCCACTAGGAGCTCATATTGGCTAGCAAGTCATGGCCGAATTTGCAAGCTACAAGGATACTGCCTCCAGTCGACACCTGCGGTTTAAGTTACAGAGTTTAAGCCGCCGCCTTGATGAGTTGGAGGAAGCTACAAAAAACCTACAGAAAGCAGAAGATGAGCTCTTGGATCTCCAGGACAAAGTGATTCAGGCGGAAGGCAGCAACTCTAGCATGTTGACTGAGATTGAAGTGCTGCGCCAGAGGGTGCTGAGAATTGAGGgcaaagatgaagaaattaagaaagcagAGGATCTGTGTCAGCTGATGAAGGAGaaacttgaagaggaggaaaaCCTCACCCGAGAACTGAAATCTGAGATTGAGCGGCTTCAGAAACGAATGGCAGAACTGGAGAAGTTAGAGGAGGCTTTTAGCAGGAGTAAGAACGACTGTACTCAGCTTTGTTTGAGCCTGAATGAGGAGAGAAACTTGACCAAGAAAATCTCTTCTGAGCTGGAAGTGCTCAGGATCAAAGTGAAAGAACTGGAATCTTCCGAGGACCGCCTGGATAAAACTGAGCAGAATTTAGTGTCAGAATTAGAAAAGCTGAAATCATTAACTCTGAGCTTTGTTAGTGAGAGAAAATActtgaatgaaaaggagaaagaaaatgagaaattgatAAAAGAGCTCACTCAAAAATTGGAGCAGAACAAAAAAATGAACCGAGATTATACAAGAAATGCTTCCAATCTTCTAGAAAGGAATGATCTACGGATTGAGGATGGCATCTCTTCCACACTGCCATCCAAAGAATCAAGAAGGAAGGGTACTCTGGATTACCTCAAACAGGCAGAGAATGAAACAAGAAACAAATCAGAAAACGAGAAGAACCGAAATCAGGAAGACAACAAAGTAAAAGACCTCACCCAGGAAATTGAGAAACTGAAGTCACAGATCAGACATTTTGAATCTTTGGAAGAAGAGCTTAAGAAAATGAGGGCCAAAAATAATGACCTTCAGGATAATTACCtgagtgaacaaaataaaaacaaactcttAGCCAGTCAGCTGGAGGAGATAAAGCtacaaatcaagaaacagaaagagTTAGAAAATGGGGAGGTCGAAGCAGAAGATACTTTCTTGTCCAGCAAAGGTAGGCATGAGAGGACTAAGCTTAGAGGCCATGGGAGTGAGGCCTTCATGACCAAGCATACACCCCGGGAACTGTCCCCTCAGCATAAGCGGGAAAGGCACCGAAACAGGGAGACTGTTCTCAATAATGAAAATTGTTCTCTGAGCAACAGGCAGGTTGCCTCTCCCAGTTTCACCAACAGGAGGGCTGCCAAAGCTTCCAATATTGGGACAGCTATAGATAGTGGGAGTCAGGAGGCAAAGAGAACTGAAGACCGATTTGTATCTGGCTCCTCTCAGAGTGAAGTGAAGAAGTCCAGGGAGCAGCCATCAGTGCTTAGCCGTTATCCCCCAGCAGCCCAAGAGCACAATAAAGTTTGGAAGGGAACTCCCAAGCCAGGCACTGAGAGTGGGTTGAAAGGAAAAGTAGAGAAGACAACACGAACATTTAGTGACTCTACCCATGGATCTGTTTCACTGCCTGGCGGTGGAAATCAAATAACTCAGGCAACAGACTCTggtagttctaaggctgtgggaGTTTTGGCCTCATCTCGAAGATCCTCCTCAGAAGGTCTCTCAAAGGGTAAAAAGTCTGTCAGTGGCCAGGAGGCTGATAGCAGTTCCCCAGATTCCAAGACTCCTATTTTATCTAAGTATTCTTTTAGTTCCAGAAGCCAAGAGAACATCCTTCAGGGCTTTTCAACTCCAAATAAAGATGGAGTTGATCAACCCATAGCAGTTGTGATGGAAGACAGCAGTCAACATGAAGCCCTGAGGTGTCGAGTCATCAAATCCAGTGGCAGAGAGAAACAAGACTCAGATGATGATTTGGATATAGCATCCCTTGTTACTGCCAAATTGGTAAACACAACTATCACTCCAGAGCCAGAGCCCAAACAGCCACTTAACTCTAGAGAAAAAGCCAAACCCCGAGGGGGCCTTAGAACCTCCCTGTTTGAGAATGATAAAGATACTGGAACAGAAAGTGAATCTGTGAAACCTGTCAGAGCCTCCACCAATGCTGGGGAGTTCCCAGAGGCCAGTGGTGCTGGGGTAAAAAGCCAAAGGCCCTTCAGTCCCAGAGAGGCCTTACGGTCCAGAGCCATCATCAAACCTGTTATCATTGATAAGGATGTGAAAAAAATCATGGGAGGATCTGGAATTGAGGCTGCACTGGAGAAACAGAAATCTACTTCCAAACCAGGGCAAAACAAAGTGACAAGTAGCATTACTATCTACCCCTCAGACAGTAGCAGTCCTCGAGCCACCCCAGGTGAGGCTTTGAGGGAGAGGCACACAACCACCAGCAACATCCAGGTTGGGCCACCAGAGCTCACATCAGTTAGCAACCATGTTAGCACCCCTTTTGAGCTCTCCATTCACAAACATGACATTACCCTGCAGCTCACAGAACCCGAAAGAATGGGAGATGGGCCCCAGAAGAGCAGGCCAGAAACTGTGGTCTCTCGGAGCAGCATTATAATCAAGCCATCAGACCCTGTTGAGAGGAATAGCCAGGCATCCCCAGCGGAGACAATCAGGTGGAAAAGCCGTGGTGCCCCTTCAGAAGTGGGTTCTGCCGATGCCAGGCACGTTACTGTGCGGAATGCCTGGAAGAGTAGGCGAGACTTGAACTCTCTAGAAGACTTCCCAACCCGAATAGGTAAACATGTGGATTATACTAATGCCTATACTCAGAGATCTTCCACAGACTTCTCAGAACTTGAACAGCCCAAGATATATCTTTCTGAGCAGAGCACACAAAGGGTAGGAAATTCAGGGGATGCGCCTGAACTCTCCTCCAGAAGGACCCAAAGTAGCCTCACCGTGTCAGAGGTGCTCACCCGTCGGAATCGGGTAGGAGATGCTGTCACGGCTGCAGCCTGGATCC of the Tamandua tetradactyla isolate mTamTet1 chromosome 2, mTamTet1.pri, whole genome shotgun sequence genome contains:
- the LUZP1 gene encoding leucine zipper protein 1, which translates into the protein MAEFASYKDTASSRHLRFKLQSLSRRLDELEEATKNLQKAEDELLDLQDKVIQAEGSNSSMLTEIEVLRQRVLRIEGKDEEIKKAEDLCQLMKEKLEEEENLTRELKSEIERLQKRMAELEKLEEAFSRSKNDCTQLCLSLNEERNLTKKISSELEVLRIKVKELESSEDRLDKTEQNLVSELEKLKSLTLSFVSERKYLNEKEKENEKLIKELTQKLEQNKKMNRDYTRNASNLLERNDLRIEDGISSTLPSKESRRKGTLDYLKQAENETRNKSENEKNRNQEDNKVKDLTQEIEKLKSQIRHFESLEEELKKMRAKNNDLQDNYLSEQNKNKLLASQLEEIKLQIKKQKELENGEVEAEDTFLSSKGRHERTKLRGHGSEAFMTKHTPRELSPQHKRERHRNRETVLNNENCSLSNRQVASPSFTNRRAAKASNIGTAIDSGSQEAKRTEDRFVSGSSQSEVKKSREQPSVLSRYPPAAQEHNKVWKGTPKPGTESGLKGKVEKTTRTFSDSTHGSVSLPGGGNQITQATDSGSSKAVGVLASSRRSSSEGLSKGKKSVSGQEADSSSPDSKTPILSKYSFSSRSQENILQGFSTPNKDGVDQPIAVVMEDSSQHEALRCRVIKSSGREKQDSDDDLDIASLVTAKLVNTTITPEPEPKQPLNSREKAKPRGGLRTSLFENDKDTGTESESVKPVRASTNAGEFPEASGAGVKSQRPFSPREALRSRAIIKPVIIDKDVKKIMGGSGIEAALEKQKSTSKPGQNKVTSSITIYPSDSSSPRATPGEALRERHTTTSNIQVGPPELTSVSNHVSTPFELSIHKHDITLQLTEPERMGDGPQKSRPETVVSRSSIIIKPSDPVERNSQASPAETIRWKSRGAPSEVGSADARHVTVRNAWKSRRDLNSLEDFPTRIGKHVDYTNAYTQRSSTDFSELEQPKIYLSEQSTQRVGNSGDAPELSSRRTQSSLTVSEVLTRRNRVGDAVTAAAWIHSAGLEEGEDCTLSVYRRQHNSLDRPELPAKQGLPEPGRVRAEERLRPARPCADEN